The DNA window TATGCAAAGAATTTTTGCCTAAAAAAAGAAAAATATAATTTAATTTATTTATCAGGCGTTTTGAAATTAAATTGGTATAAGTTGTAACAAAAATTCTTAAAATGCCGAATTTGAATTAAATTTGAATTCGGCATTTTTTATTGCAAAAACCTTTTTAATGAAATAAAATAAAAATTTATGAAATTCAAAGCTGTACTTTTCGACCTTGATGGCACCTTAATAAATAGCATTGTCGATATTGCAGATTCAATGAATGTTGTATTGAAAAAACGAAAATTCCCTGAACATTCTATTAATGAATACATGAAATTTATAGGAAATGGAATAATTGAATTAGTAATATCATCATTACCCCAAAACAAAAGAGATAAAAAGACTGTTGAAGAATGTGAAAAGGAAATGAGAGAAATATATGCAGAAAAATGGCTTCAAAAAACTTACATTTATAAAGGAATTCCTGAATTGCTTGATGAACTGACAAAAAGAAATTATAAGCTTGCTATTCTTTCTAATAAACCACATAAATATACAAAAAAAATAGTTGAGATACTTTTTGACAAATGGAATTTTGATATTGTTTTTGGTGCAAAAAATGGAGTTGCAAAAAAACCCGATCCTGTTTTAGCTTTTGAGATAAGCAAAATATTAAATATTTCATGCGAGCAGTTTATTTATGTAGGAGATTCTGCTACAGATATGCAAACAGCAATAAATTCAGGGATGTATCCTGTAGGAGTAAGTTGGGGTTATAAATCTATTAAAGAAATAAAAGAAAGCGGAGCAAAAAAAATAATATCAAACCCATTAGAATTACTTGATATATTCTAAGGGATTAAAAGATTTCCCCCTAAAATCTCCCTCCCAAATTATCCATTCATGACAAAATGACTTTTAAAATTATGCCTAATGTGGAAATAAATATATTTTTTGCTTTGGCATAAATTGTGAATAACCGCATTTGTAATTTTAAAAAACATAAAAATAATAATTATGACAAAAAAAATAAAACCTTTAGCAGACAGAGTGTTGATTAAGCAATCAGATGCTGAAGAAAAAACACAATCAGGGATAATAATTCCTGATTCAGCAAAAGAAAAACCTCAGCAAGGAATTGTTATTGCCGTTGGTCAGGGAATAAAAGATCAACCGATGACAGTAAAAGAAAAAGATACAATTTTGTATGGGAAATATGCCGGAACAGAAATTTCAATTGAAGGTGAAGATTACCTGATTATGAAAGAATCTGATATTTTGGCAATAATATAATTTTTTAAAAACAATAAAAACGATAAAAATATGGCTAAGATTATTGAATTTGATTCAAAAGCGAGAGATTATTTAAAACAAGGTGTGGATGCATTAGCGGATGCAGTTAAAGTAACATTAGGTCCACGAGGACGAAATGTAGTAATTGAAAAAAGCTTTGGTGCACCACAAATTACTAAAGATGGTGTTACAGTAGCAAAAGAAATTGAGCTTAAAGATCCATTAAAAAATATGGGTACTCAAATGATAAAAGAAGTTGCTTCAAAAACTTCTGATAATGCAGGAGACGGAACAACAACAGCTACAGTTTTAGCACAATCTATAATCACAGAAGGATTGAAAAATGTTACTGCCGGAGCAAATCCAATGGACCTTAAAAGAGGTATTAACAATGCTGTAAAAGCAATAATAAAAGAAATTGAAAAAATTTCAAACCCTGTAGGAGACGATATTAGTAAAATTGAACAAGTTGCTTCAGTTTCTGCTAATAATGATAAGGAGATTGGGAAACTTATTGCTGAAGCAATGGAAAAAGTAAAAAAAGAAGGAGTAATTACAGTTGAAGAAGCAAAAAGTACTGATACTTATGTTGAGATTGTAGAAGGAATGCAATTTGACAGAGGTTATCAATCACCTTATTTTATTACAAATTCTGATAAAATGGAAACTGAATTGGAAAATCCATATATTCTTTTAGTAGAAAAGAAAGTTTCTAATATGAAAGAATTACTTCCTATTCTTGAAAAAGTTGTTCAAACAGGCAAACCTGTTTTAATTATTTCGGAAGAAGTAGAAGGTGAAGCATTAACAACATTGGTTATCAATAAAATCAGAGGTTCTTTTAAAGTTGCTGCTGTTAAAGCTCCCGGTTTTGGTGACAGAAGAAAAGAAATGTTAGAAGATATTGCTGTATTAACAGGAGGTACTTTAATTTCAGAAGAAAGAGGATATAGCCTTGAGAATGCTGACATTGCATACCTCGGTCAAGCCGAAAAAATTGTTATTGACAAAGAAAATACTACAATTGTAAA is part of the Bacteroidota bacterium genome and encodes:
- a CDS encoding HAD family hydrolase codes for the protein MKFKAVLFDLDGTLINSIVDIADSMNVVLKKRKFPEHSINEYMKFIGNGIIELVISSLPQNKRDKKTVEECEKEMREIYAEKWLQKTYIYKGIPELLDELTKRNYKLAILSNKPHKYTKKIVEILFDKWNFDIVFGAKNGVAKKPDPVLAFEISKILNISCEQFIYVGDSATDMQTAINSGMYPVGVSWGYKSIKEIKESGAKKIISNPLELLDIF
- a CDS encoding co-chaperone GroES; amino-acid sequence: MTKKIKPLADRVLIKQSDAEEKTQSGIIIPDSAKEKPQQGIVIAVGQGIKDQPMTVKEKDTILYGKYAGTEISIEGEDYLIMKESDILAII
- the groL gene encoding chaperonin GroEL (60 kDa chaperone family; promotes refolding of misfolded polypeptides especially under stressful conditions; forms two stacked rings of heptamers to form a barrel-shaped 14mer; ends can be capped by GroES; misfolded proteins enter the barrel where they are refolded when GroES binds), whose protein sequence is MAKIIEFDSKARDYLKQGVDALADAVKVTLGPRGRNVVIEKSFGAPQITKDGVTVAKEIELKDPLKNMGTQMIKEVASKTSDNAGDGTTTATVLAQSIITEGLKNVTAGANPMDLKRGINNAVKAIIKEIEKISNPVGDDISKIEQVASVSANNDKEIGKLIAEAMEKVKKEGVITVEEAKSTDTYVEIVEGMQFDRGYQSPYFITNSDKMETELENPYILLVEKKVSNMKELLPILEKVVQTGKPVLIISEEVEGEALTTLVINKIRGSFKVAAVKAPGFGDRRKEMLEDIAVLTGGTLISEERGYSLENADIAYLGQAEKIVIDKENTTIVNGKGKAKEIKERVNQIKGQIETTTSDYDKEKLQERLAKLAGGVAVLYVGASSEVEMKEKKDRVDDALNATKAAVEEGIIPGGGVAYIRTLAVLDKVKFENNDEKTGIDIVRKAIETPLRIIVENSGHDGSIVLEKIKEGKDDFGYNARTEKYENLLDSGVIDPVKVTRIALENAASVSGMLLTTECVIADDPDDKEDMPPMGGAPGMGGMGGMM